ttcaccgggcgTGCTACGTTGTCCCGTGcctgctgtttttgactctctctctcgctcgctctgccaCACCTCCTGTCTCGACCTTTGAATGCTTGgctgtgaaaagccaactgacatttactcctgaggtactaacctgttgcaccctctacaaccattgtgattattatttgaccctgctggtcatctatgaactttCAAACAtattgaagaacaatctggccttaataacaatgtactcttataatctccacccggcacagccaggagtggactggccacccctcagagcctggttcctctctagttttcatcctaggttcctgcctttctaggaagtttttccgAGCCACCATACTTCTACATGTttggtggttttaggctgggtttctgtatagcactttgtgacccAGGTGTTATTCTGGTCACGACACAAATCACCTCTGAGAAACTGTATAAAAGGACAAATGTCTTGTAGCAACTCACAAAAAGCTTGCATTTCTCAGTGAAGAATCTCCATTCTCAAGGTAAGATATTTTCCAAAATATACCCTCCTGTTCAAACGATCAATTTCTACTTTATACCTAAATGCTGGTGTCTAGCTTACTGTATGTGTAATACATGTTTACTTTAATAAATAGCAGTTATTTAGAAgttaatcaacaacaaaaaaaggtaTATTCTGCATTGTAAGTGTAATACATTTTCCTCAATTCCAGATGTGTTTTTTTCTCTTCCTGACTTTCTATGCCCCTCTTCTATTCTTTCCTCTACCTTGTTTAGTTTTGTCACCATGGCGGTAGCATTGTTCGTATTGGTGCTCCTCTGCATAGCTGGAATGCTGCATGCTCAGGCCTCGGACCAGTCTGGAGAGAACAGGTAAGATCCTACATTTGAGATGTCTGCACATTTGATGTTGATGTGGTGTCCCCTGCATTATCTAatatctccattcctctctcatgTTTGTGTTTATGTCTGGTTGTCAGTCTCACAGAAAATGGACAGGGTTTGGGGAGAAGATATGCTGAGTCAACCATTGCCAGTGACATGAGCAAAATCATGGACTCAATGGTTCAGAAGAATTTTGTCAACTTCCTGCTCAACCAGAAGGAGAAAAAGAGCATGTAAGTCAAATTGACCATAGAGTTTGAAATGACTATAATTGCTACAGTTCAGAACTTGATAAATTGAAGAAACTGAGAGCAAATTCAGTCACTAACAACAACTATAATAGAATCAAAAACTGTCACAGGTCTAATGTCACTCCGGAGGAAGATCCAGGTGCTTGCTTGTACAACAATCTCCTGAAAAAGCTTGCACTGAGCATCCGCAGCAAGGGACACAGATCCATGTGAGTTCATTCTGTGAAGATATTAACTTCAATATGAACTTCAATAATTGTTGCCAAATTATTTATTGTGTCATCTTATTATATGATTTTCCAATGTGTTTCCTTACTACAGGAGCCAGTGATGTTTTAAAGAATATCAGCAAATTACCAACATAGGCGAGAGAATGATGCAAAGAGAAACctggcctgtaattgtcatcataggtacacttcaactatgccaGACGAAATGAGAAAaggaaatccagaaaatcccatagtaggattttttatgaatttatttgcaaattatggtgtcaGTGTTAGAGTAGTACAGAACGTGTCATATGCCGAAGCAATGAAGTGAGTGGTAGAGGAAGATGGTTACAGGTTGAGGGATACTGAGAGGATTCCTGTGAGTAGGCAGAAACCAAGAGAGCGTGATGGGAAGAGTATGTGCTTCAGTAAGGTGGGCTTTTTAGCATTTATAGCCATGGTTGTGAGTTGTACTGCAGAAATTGATTGGATATCACAGAAAatagaggttgtggtggcagcggCTGAGAAGTACTTGGGATTGGGAGGATTTACTGCAGAACAGTTGCAGTGGGTGTTGCGTGGTAGTGTTCTGTCCTCCCAGAGCCATTGGTCTGGAGTAGGATTGgatagggttaaatagtggaatggggtggtgtttttttaatatatatattttttataaaggtCTAACAGTAGGCAGGGACATTTTATTTTCCTTTTCCCCAATTTTGTATTACCTTATCAATAATTTTATGTAGGTAGGCCGTGAACGGCCTCACACACCAGTACAGTAGGTAGCGGTGTATCCACCTAAAAGTTGGATGTTATCCACCAACTAAATcccgaagaagaagaagaagaagccatGGATGCCCTGGTGACAGTTAGTACAGAGATAGCCAAGGCCCTGACAATAAAAGAGGAGTGTTGTGTATTTTGACATTGAGACAGCTTACGATACCATGTGGAGGGAAGGGTTGTTGATCAACGAGTGCATTGGGGGACGTCTGTATAACTGGATCATGGACTTGTTCGATAGAGTCATACAGGTGAGGGTGGGGTCAGAATTGTCTATGCTGTTTGAAGTGGACAGTGGTACTCCTCAGCGAAGTGTCGTTACTCCTGTGCTGTTGACCTTGATGATATATTACGTATTTAAGGAGGTGGGACCGGGAATGGATGTGGCATTGTATGCTGATGATGGGGCTGTATGGAAGAGAGGTGGGAATGTGAAATATGTGAGGAGGAAGATGCTAGATACTGTGGGAGTTGTGGACGATTGGTCTCTAACATGGGGGTTTAGGATGTGTGTGGCCAAGTCCTACATTATGCTGTTTTCTAGGAGGAAGGTTAAATATGTTAGGCTGCAAATGTAGGGTcatgatatacagtggggcaaaaaagtatttagtcagccaccaattgtgcaagttctcccacttaaaaagatgagagagtaattttcatcataggtacacttcaactatgacagacaaaattagaaaaaaaaatcccgaaaatcacattgtaggatttttaatttatttatttgcaaattatggtggaaaataagtatttggtcaataacaaaagtttatctcaatactttgttatataccctttgttggcaatgacagaggtcaaacgttttctgtaagtcttcacaaggttttcacacactgttgttggtattttggcccattcctccatgcagatctcctctagatcagtgatgttttggggctgttgctgggcaacacggactttcaactccctgcaaagattttctatggggttgagatctggagactggctaggccactccaggaccttgaaatgcttcttacgaagccactccttcatagcccgggcggtgtgtttgggatcattgtcatgctgaaagacccagccacgtttcaactTCAATGCccatgctgatggaaggaggttttcactcaaaatctcacgatacatggccccattcattctttcctttacatggatcagtcgtcctggtccctttgcagaaaaacagccccaaagcatgatgtttccacccccatgctgttatgcaggtgaatgaggacccaaaagcgacttagcgaaaacagagtctttattccagtatatggcaaaagtaataatcctggaaaactcaagaagaaaacaaaacaggaaaaaacttaaatccactcgtagtaacgaggacagactggagactcgaccattgactgcaggtagcttcgggaaggcaccgaccgtagcagactaagacacctgctcacacgcagcatctgaaggagacaagacacgacagggcgagacaaggacacagcacagcgaacatcatacaaggatccgacaaggacagaagcggaaaacaaggggagaaatagggactctaatcagagggcaaaataggggacaggtgtgaaaagactaaatgagtgagttaggagaatgaggaacagctgggagcaggaacggaacgatagagagaagagagagagggagggggagagagagggatagaaaaagggaacgaacctaataagaccagcagggggaaacgaacagaagggaaagcacaaggacaagacaatatatgacaaaacatgacacatgcttcacagtaggtatggtgttctttggatgcaactcagcattctttgtcctccaaacatgacaagttgagtttttaccaaaaagttctatttttgtttcatctgaccatatgacattctcccaatcttctcctggatcatccaaatgctctctagcaaacttcagacgggcctggacatttactggcttaagcagggggacacgtctggcactgcaggatttgagtccctggcggcgtagtgtgttactgatggtaggctttgttactttggccccagctctctgcaggtcattcactaggtccccccgtgtggttctgggatttttgctcaccgttcttgtgatcattttgaccccacggggtgagatcttgcgtggagccccagatcgagggagattatcagtggtcttgtatgtcttccatttcctaatgattactcccacagttgatttcttcaaaccaagctgcttacctattgcagattcagtcttcccagcctggtgcaggtctacaattttgtttctggtgtcgtTTGACAGCTCTtcggtcttggccatagtggagtttgaagtgtgactgtttgaggttgtggacaggtgtcttttatactgataacaagttcaaacaggtgccattaatacaggtaacgagtggaggacagaggagcctcttaaagaagaagtacaggtctgtgagagccagaaatcttgcttgtttgtaggtgtccaaatacttattttccaccataatttgcaaataaattaataaaaaatcctacaatgttattttctggatttcttcttctaattttgtctgtcatagttgaagtgtacctatgatgaaaattacaggcctctcatctttttaagtggaagaacttgcacaattggtggctgactaaatactttttttgccccactgtatgtatgacCACTGGAGTCTTTGCcactcaaaatattttttatagaaTGTTTAGATATTTATTTCATCACTCAAAATCTTGCCAAAGCATATTCTGTAGGAGGGGTTAATATGAATGTAACAATTATTTTGACATGATTTATATGAATCGGGTAATTAACATATAGACTTTGAAATTAACAAGGGAGATGTTAAAAGTAGGCTGTCTGGCATAAGCGTATAACCACACTTTACAATAACTCTGTTGTAGTGGTCTTAGGTAGTCTCCGTAAAGGCTGTTCCCTCCACCACGACACTGCTGCCGAGTTGAAGAGCTTGTGATCTCTATGCAGCACCATGCGCTTTCGGAAAAGCACACTTCAGCCTCAGAAGATGCGATTCTGCAGGCATGCAGTCATAGTCATTATACTCTAATGTAGACCTATTTGCCTACTAGCCAAATGAAGTGCAGAGCATGCATGATGCATACAACTTGTCATTTATTTGAATATTTGAATATTtaattcatcctccattcagtttgtTCCGTCAGTATGTCATCAATTCAGTCATTAGTCTGAGTTGCAATAGAAATTAAATCAAAGAGAATAGAACAGTCTTACCCATTTGTTTATTGAAATCAATGTGTATTCTACATTCTCCAAAGTTCTTTTAGCCTATTCCTTTAATAATTCAAGGTTTCATTTAGGCCTATTCAAAAAAAAATAGGCCTTCAACTTGTAGGCATTGCAATTCAGACTATAATTTTGGGTACTGGTATCTTGCGGACATATTTTGGAACTCCCATTTGTGTTTTATAACTAGATAAGGCTCACcctaaaccaaatcaaatcaaatcaaatttatttatatagcccttcgtacatcagctgatatctcaaagtgctgtacagaaacccagcttaaaaccccaaacagcaagcaattcaggtgtagaagcacggtggctaggaaaaactccctagaaaggccaaaacctaggaagaaacctagagaggaaccaggctatgtggggtggccagtcctcttctggctgtgctgggtggagattataacagaacatggccaagatgttaaaatgttcataaatgaccagcatggtctaataataataaggcagaacagttgaaagtggagcagcagcacggccaggtggactggggacagcaaggagtcatcatgtcaggtagtccttgggtatggtcctagggctcatttATTTAGAGACCCTAGCTCATAGGCCTCTAAATAAATGTTGAACAAAATAGTTGAAGAAGCATGTGCAGTGGCTGATATGGAAAACAGATTTGGCAATAAGAATAGGCTATAGACAGTCTTGACCATTTGGGACCTCTTGTCTATTTCGCTCATATAAGAATATTTTGAAGATAAATCATCTgatattgacatcatttgagtaaattttaggtgtacctgtggatgtatttcaaggcctaccttcaaactcagtgtctctttgcttttgacatcatgggaaaatcaaaagaaatcagccaagacctcagaaaaaaatgtgtagatctccacaagtctggttcatccttgggagcaatttttaaacacctgaaggtaccatgttcatctgtacaaacaatagtgtgcaagtataaacaccatgggaccacgcagctgtcatacctctcaggaaggagacgcgttctgtctcctagagatgaacgtactttagtgcgagaagtgcaaatcagtcccggaacaacagcaaaggacattgtgaagatatAGATATCCTATATCgagtcccatatcgacataacctgaaaggccgctcagcaaggaagaagccactgctccaaaaccgccataaaaaagctagactacggtttgcaactgcacatgcggacaaagatcgtactttttggagaaatgtcctctggtctgatgaaacaaaaatagaactgtttggccataatgaccatcgttatgtttggaggtaatagggggggcttgcaagccgaagaacaccatcccaaccgtgaagcacgggggtggcagcatcatgttgtgggggtgctttgctgcaggagggactggtgcacatcacaaaacagatggcatcatgaggaagataAATTATttggaaatattgaagcaacatcttaagacatcagtcaggaagttaaagcttggtcgcaaatgtgtcttccaaatggacaatgaccccaagcatacttccaaagttgtggcaaaatggcacaAAACCCTGACTTCAAGCCTATATacaatttgtggacagaactgaaaatgcgtgtgcgagtaaggaggcctacaaacctgactcagttacaccagctctgtcaggaggaatgggccaaaattaacccaatttattgtgggaagcttgtggaaggctacctgaaacatttgacccaagttaaacaattcaaaggcaatgctaccaaatactaattgggtgtatgtaaacttctgacccactgggaatgtgatgaaagaaatataagctgaaatcattctctctactattattctgacatttcacattcttaaaataaagtggtgatcctaactgacctaagacatggaatttttactataattaaatgtcaggaattgaaaaactgtgtttaaatgtatttggctaaggtgtatgtaaacttccgacttcaactgtacctcccAGCATAACATCAATTTTTCTCCCCTTGATTTACTTTGGAGTCTGTGTTATTGGAGAATGACAACTATGGTACTAACACTCAGGACAGGTTATAGCCAAGCCTTAACCAACATTTTGTTTTGTCTCATTTATTGATATggatattgtcacgttctgaccattgtttgtgtgtgttttccttgttttagtgttggtcaggacgtgagctgggtgggcattctatgttacatgtctagtttgtctagttctatgtttggcctgatatggttctcaatcagaggcaggtgtttgtcattgtctctgattgggaaccatatttaggtagcctgtttggtgttgggttttgtgggtgattgtccttgttcctgtctctgtaccagataggactgtttaggttttcgtacatgtattgttttgttagttatttcatgtctagttcctttattaaagaacatgaataaccatcacgctgcattttggtccgcttctccttcaccacaggaaaacccttacagataTAGCCTCTGTGTGATGGGGTTGTGCAACGCAAATGGCTATAACAAGCCTACATACCAAGTGGAATTCACTAATACAACAATCAAAATGTCTAATATAAGGCCTACACTCCATGCCCTTAAAATCTGTGAAAACGTGTGATTCATTAGGTTACATGATCACCACAATACCGCCACGCAGCTATAAATATGTATTATGCAATTATATGGCAATTATATAACACAACAGCATGGCATATTTAGAGAACGGAATAGCCTACATCATATTTACATTCTATTTTGCAGCTCAGGCGGGTATTCTAGACAAGGTTTTTCTTTGTATTCATCATTCTCGCACAAGTAATTTGCTGAAGGCCCAAGCCTATACTATGTAATCTACTCGTATAACATCGTTATTGAATGCAGTTCTAAAACAAGTTCTAGACTTTTATTTTGGAAATGAAACCTGAAGCTGCAAAGCAACTAACATCTGGGCTAGAGTTGCTTGATTGACGAGCTACATTCAGTTCATGTCCTTTGCAGATGCCACATTACTGACAAAAGATTGTACGCATAAAAAAAAGATCTGTAACCGTGTAAAGTAAGGATTGAAAAGTGTAAATGTTAATTCATAGTCGTAACACAGGTTTTGTACATTTACAGATCAATTGTAACGTTTACATTTCATGTTTCAGACATGGCTTTTTTTACTATCTTAACAATTTATGTATGGATTTTCTTATGATCCTAATGATATGTATGTTCAATCTTTTGGCAAGTATCTGGCTCTATACCCACCATCCTAACACACTCCTTGTTGTCTTAGGAACACCTGTTGAAAGAGGGCTTGGCATGGTTGGATTCCCAAGCTTCTGGAGAGCCACCGTATTGGCTGCCAGCCCTCTTCTCGGAGTTGACTTCCCTTGATGTCACACCTGAAGAGGCCAATCAGATGACGCCTTAAGAAAAATTGTTTTTTGGGGAAGTTGGGGGGGACTTTGATGAACAATGTGTGCATGTTGCA
This genomic window from Oncorhynchus gorbuscha isolate QuinsamMale2020 ecotype Even-year linkage group LG07, OgorEven_v1.0, whole genome shotgun sequence contains:
- the LOC124039869 gene encoding gastric inhibitory polypeptide-like; the encoded protein is MAVALFVLVLLCIAGMLHAQASDQSGENSLTENGQGLGRRYAESTIASDMSKIMDSMVQKNFVNFLLNQKEKKSMSNVTPEEDPGACLYNNLLKKLALSIRSKGHRSMSQ